One Electrophorus electricus isolate fEleEle1 chromosome 10, fEleEle1.pri, whole genome shotgun sequence genomic region harbors:
- the syt11b gene encoding synaptotagmin-11b: MAEITEIRAAYDMSPVLAGFIGAGVLVVAVVALIFVWTCCQKRYHRMMGNYKLHGIQSEYGDPSADPPYKFIHMLKGMSIYPETLTSSKKIVRLARRADAERAGAGCPVVLVDAGTAPEGSPTGNPPPQEEVDGRTVLRLERELPVRSDYCCLENSSAGSSQSSSTTASNTATPFSPAEEAGRGTLSLAIDYNFPKKALVVTIVEAHGLPAVKGQAGSADPYVKMTILPEKKHRVKTRVLRRTLEPAFDETFTFYGVPYSSLPELVLHFLVLSFDRFSRDDVIGEALVPLSGVDPSTGKVHITQQISKRSMQCVSRGELLVSLSYQPVSHRLSVVVLKARRLPELDITGLAGNPYVKVNVFYGRKRIAKKKTHVKKCTPNPVFNESFIYDVPADLLPDISIEFLVMDFDRTTKNQAVGRLILGMHSPCPSGASHWQDVCQNPRRQISKWHSLSEY; this comes from the exons atATGTCCCCAGTGCTTGCGGGCTTTATTGGTGCTGGTGTGCTGGTAGTGGCGGTGGTGGCGTTGATCTTTGTGTGGACATGCTGCCAGAAGCGCTACCACAGGATGATGGGAAACTATAAGCTCCACGGCATCCAGTCAGAATACGGCGACCCGTCGGCCGACCCGCCTTACAAGTTCATCCATATGCTGAAAGGAATGAGCATCTATCCAGAGACACTGACCAGCAGCAAGAAGATTGTGCGACTGGCACGGCGGGCTGATGCGGAGCGTGCAGGCGCAGGCTGCCCCGTGGTGCTTGTGGATGCGGGCACAGCCCCAGAGGGCAGCCCCACGGGGAACCCTCCGCCCCAGGAAGAGGTGGACGGCAGGACCGTGCTGCGTCTGGAGAGGGAGCTGCCCGTCCGCTCCGACTACTGCTGCCTGGAGAACAGCTCGGCGGGGAGCAGCCAGAGCTCCAGCACCACGGCCTCCAACACGGCCACGCCGTTCAGCCCTGCCGAGGAGGCTGGTCGCGGCACCCTCAGCCTGGCCATTGACTACAACTTCCCCAAGAAGGCCCTGGTGGTCACCATCGTGGAGGCGCACGGGCTGCCTGCCGTGAAGGGCCAGGCAGGCAGTGCCGACCCCTACGTGAAGATGACCATCCTGCCGGAGAAGAAGCACCGCGTCAAGACGCGCGTCCTGCGCAGGACGTTGGAGCCGGCCTTCGACGAGACGTTCACGTTCTATGGCGTGCCGTACAGCTCGCTGCCCGAGCTCGTCCTCCACTTCTTGGTGCTGAGCTTCGACCGCTTCTCGCGGGATGACGTGATCGGCGAGGCGCTGGTGCCTCTCTCCGGAGTGGACCCCAGCACGGGCAAGGTGCACATCACGCAACAGATCAGCAAGAGGAGCATGCAG TGCGTGAGCCGTGGGGAGCTTCTGGTGTCGCTGTCATACCAACCTGTCTCTCACagactcagtgtggtggtgctgAAGGCCAGGCGTCTTCCTGAATTGGACATCACCGGCCTGGCCGGca ATCCGTACGTGAAAGTGAATGTGTTCTATGGCCGTAAGCGCATCGCCAAGAAGAAGACCCATGTGAAGAAGTGCACGCCGAACCCCGTCTTCAACGAGTCCTTCATCTATGACGTGCCCGCAGACCTGCTCCCCGACATCTCCATCGAGTTCTTGGTCATGGACTTTGACCGCACCACTAAGAACCAGGCGGTGGGGCGACTGATCCTGGGCATGCACAGTCCCTGCCCCTCTGGCGCCAGCCACTGGCAAGACGTCTGCCAAAACCCACGCCGACAGATCTCCAAGTGGCACAGCCTCAGCGAGTACTAG